From Balneola sp. MJW-20:
TCACTTAGCTGGTATCATAAAACACTGGTAAAACCTTTTTGGAGAAAGCTCTTCATATCTACCGAAGAATTATTGCTACCCGGGGACCTCATGCATATAATTTGCCGTAAATATTATCTTCAGAAAGCTACTGAAAATGCCCTCGCAGAAGGTGTGAAGCAGGTCGTAATTCTTGGATCAGGATTTGATCACACCGGAGCTTTATTTTCAAAGAACGGTGTCCGAACTTTTGAAATAGATACTCCTGTTATGATACAGGAGAAAAAAGCTTTTCTGACCCAAAACAACCTAATGTCTCAGGATCTTCACTTATGCCCACTGGATGTCAATAAAAACACCCTTAGTGAGACCCTTACTGAGATCCGTGAATTCGACCCTAATAAAAAGACGCTCGTATTAGCTGAAGGGTTTTTTGATTATATCCCGCTTAAGTCAGCCAGGAATATTCTGAAAGAGTTAAACTCGCTTTTGCCTGATATGACCCTGAGCAGCACTTTTTTCTCTCTGAATGAACTTAATTTTTTCTATCGCACCAGCTTTACCTGGGGAGTGGCTATGGTAGGTGAAGCGATCAAATTACCATTGAGCCTCAATGGTTTTCTGGATTTGTTATCAGATACCGGTTACCGAACGGATGCGGTTCAGTCATACCACGATATGCAAGAGGATCTGATAAAAAGTGCGGGGCTGGAACTCCCGGTCCTGAAGGGATTCTACATCCTAAGGGCCGTAAATTTGTGATCTGAAATTCAATTATGGGATAATTTAAGAGTGTCCTTCAGACGTACTCTTCCAATAAGCCGGGAGGGATCAAAAATACCGGAATCCAGTTTTAAGGCATCTTCATATGTATCCGGTAGATACTGTCTCCCGCTAAGCTGCTGCATGTTCCGCAGGATCCACTTACTTCTTTTGATTACATAGGCCGATGCCGGCTCAGGTTCAATTCTTCTGGGGCTTGGCAGGACGGTGGCCATTCGGGCCGCCTGTTCAGGGCTAAGCTCAGAAGGCGAAATTTGATAATAAAAATCCGTAGCGGTGGCAATTCCGTACATACCGGGTCCAAATTCAGCAATATTCAGATATACTTCGAGTATCCTCTCTTTAGACCAAAAGAGATCAATAACTACAGCTATTCCCGCTTCAATTCCCTTTCTCAGGTAGGATTGTGCAGGAGTTAAAAATAAATTCTTAGCCACCTGCTGTGTGATCGTACTTGCACCACGTATTCTTCCTCCCTGTTGATTCTCATTGATTGCTTTCTTAATTGCCTTGGCATCTATCCCCCAATGCTGATTAAATCTTTGATCTTCTGAGGCTATAACGGCCAGCTTCACGTGCTCCGGAATTTCATCGGCAGGAACCCAATTATCTCTGAGACTGTAATAATCAAAGGGATGATCTCCCCATGTCTCCTGCATTGTAAAAGCTGTAAAAGGTGGATTAAACCACTTTAAAAATAAGATCAGCATACAGAACCACAGAGAGTATCCTGCAATCAGACCTGTAACAAGCTTCAGGCTCTTTTTAAATGTTAAGTGATAGGAAAAGATCTTATCTATAGAATCCAAAATACTTCAGCTTTTATTCAGAAGCTTATATTGAAGTATGAGAGGATTTGTTCCAATTGATGAACAGAGAAAGTACTTTAGTTTGTAGTGACACTGTATTTACCTTTGAAGTATCTCATCAGAACCGGTCCAGGGTTTCCTGAAGTGGAAAGTGAAATCAGACAGCATCCAGAATCCAAGAACAGGCCGAGTCATGGCAAATTTATAATTGTAAGGGATAGAAGGATACCCGTATGAAACATACACTCTGTATGGCATTGAATATTTAATCGCTAAATCCATCGCATTTAGCGGGAGGCTAAAGAATTGCTCAACCTCAACCTTAGAATCGGAGTTTTCTAAATAGGTAAGCGCATTTTCTGTCAGCTTTTTGTCATGGGTAGCAATTCCTATATAGGGCACTTTCCCGGCAATGATTTTTGCAATAGCCATATAATTCTCACGCGGATCAATTGAGAGTGAAGCATCTTCCCACTGTCCTTTGACTATCCTTACTGCCAATTTGAGGTCGGCAGCTCTTTTTGCATCTTCTCTGCTTCGGGCCCAACGGGATGGTAAGGTGCATCCTAAAATATCATGGTATTCGGATGCCCGTTCAATCATGCTGAAATTTGCATCACAGGTGTCCTGTCCAAGCGAATCAATATGAATTCTGACATTTGCAGATCTGGCCAGACTCAAAATATCTAAAAAAGCTTCGTTATCATATCCAATAGCATCCAGCTTCAGAGAAAGGTATCCATTGCCACCGATCTGTTTTATAGCCACTATTGAATTCATGAAACTGTAAATATTTTCTTTTTTATTTGTTTCAGATGGGTGCTTCTCATCTCCATTTCGCCAGGAAGAAAGAATGTAGTTGTGGCCTCTATCTGTGACCCAGTCACACACACTGACAGCATCTCGCAGATCTCTTCCTGCAATATGGCGGGAGGCAATACGGAATACAATATTTTCTCTGAGTTTCTCTAACATCTGAATTAACCCTTATTAAGTTTATACCACTTGTACTTTGCGTTTTTCAGCCTTCCCATTAAGTAACCCAGGGGGCTGTCTATCTTGGCCAGGGCACCTCTCAACGATACGGGGTATATCGTGAAATTAACCAGTTCATGTGTTTCATTGGCCCATGTATGGAGCCACTCCTCATCATTACCGAGAAATTCACAGTGATCTAAACCTGCCTCGAAGCAATATTTAACCACATAATTCATAAGTAATATTCCAGGTGAGCAAAACTTCCAATTTTCATCATATCCAATCTTGAAGATCCACAGGCGATTGGCATGTACTGCAGTTAGCTGAACTGCGATCGGTTTATTATCAATATTCATGAAAAACAATCTTAATTGACC
This genomic window contains:
- the mtgA gene encoding monofunctional biosynthetic peptidoglycan transglycosylase; this translates as MDSIDKIFSYHLTFKKSLKLVTGLIAGYSLWFCMLILFLKWFNPPFTAFTMQETWGDHPFDYYSLRDNWVPADEIPEHVKLAVIASEDQRFNQHWGIDAKAIKKAINENQQGGRIRGASTITQQVAKNLFLTPAQSYLRKGIEAGIAVVIDLFWSKERILEVYLNIAEFGPGMYGIATATDFYYQISPSELSPEQAARMATVLPSPRRIEPEPASAYVIKRSKWILRNMQQLSGRQYLPDTYEDALKLDSGIFDPSRLIGRVRLKDTLKLSHN
- a CDS encoding class I SAM-dependent methyltransferase — protein: MKHKGISNTAAYIAIKFYGLNLDPRIRPLFSEDLVHYYENLVQYLPSSLSWYHKTLVKPFWRKLFISTEELLLPGDLMHIICRKYYLQKATENALAEGVKQVVILGSGFDHTGALFSKNGVRTFEIDTPVMIQEKKAFLTQNNLMSQDLHLCPLDVNKNTLSETLTEIREFDPNKKTLVLAEGFFDYIPLKSARNILKELNSLLPDMTLSSTFFSLNELNFFYRTSFTWGVAMVGEAIKLPLSLNGFLDLLSDTGYRTDAVQSYHDMQEDLIKSAGLELPVLKGFYILRAVNL